A window of Mytilus edulis chromosome 10, xbMytEdul2.2, whole genome shotgun sequence contains these coding sequences:
- the LOC139493528 gene encoding myophilin-like — MATYRAAKSGLARESQEKINRSFDIDEAKKCLKWICSTSGETIEINGIEERDKMMTFFHTTLKDGMVLCRLIDALLLPQDKIDFNAKSFQETKLPAFQSARERERIGIFLNKAKAYGVSEANIFQTDNLYERTNLVQVCNTIRALGIEAQTKPGYSGEMIWPKKSEENRRTFTEGQLKAGQQIISLQYGTNKGASQAGMNFGKQRKILD; from the exons ATAAACAGATCTTTTGATATTGATGAGgctaaaaaatgtttaaaatggaTTTGTTCTACGTCAGGGGAGACAATTGAAATAAATGGAATTGAAGAAAGAGACAAGATGATGACGTTCTTCCATACTACACTTAAAGATGGAATGGTTTTATGCAG ATTGATAGATGCTTTGTTGCTACCACAAGATAAAATAGACTTCAATGCAAAGAGTTTTCAGGAAACTAAACtgccagcatttcaatcagccagAGAAAGAGAGAGGATAGGAATCTTCCTGAACAAGGCCAAAGCTTATGGTGTGTCAGAAGCTAATATCTTCCAGACAGATAATTTGTATGAGAGGACTAACTTAGTACAAGTTTGTAATACAATCAGAGCATTAGGAATAGAG GCTCAGACTAAGCCAGGATATAGCGGTGAAATGATTTGGCCAAAGAAATCAGAGGAAAACAGACGTACATTTACAGAAGGTCAACTGAAAGCAGGCCAACAGATAATCAGCCTGCAGTATGGAACTAACAAAGGGGCAAGTCAGGCAGGCATGAACTTTGGTAAACAACGAAAGATTCTCGACTAA
- the LOC139493527 gene encoding myophilin-like: MSHRATKSGFAAEAQQKNLDKFDKNLAAEILQWIQTTTGESFNTSGDMDNFGAVLKNGILLCKLMNTLAPSPQLQKLINGKVPTLAFKCMEVINQAVMAMESYGVPKTELFQTVDLWEAGNLTAVLTCCSAVGRKAKSKGQGGIGPKESAKNERQFTEEQLRQGQSVIGLQMGTNKGASQAGMNMGNTRHIMD, from the exons ATGTCTCACAGAGCTACAAAGTCAGGATTTGCTGCTGAAGCCCAACAGAAG AACCTTGATAAATTCGACAAAAACCTAGCTGCAGAGATTTTACAATGGATCCAGACAACCACTGGAGAATCTTTCAATACGTCTGGAGACATGGATAACTTTGGAGCAGTCTTGAAAAATGGCATCTTATTATGCAA GTTAATGAATACCTTAGCTCCAAGTCCACAACTACAGAAATTAATTAATGGCAAAGTTCCAACTCTAGCATTTAAATGTATGGAAGTTATAAATCAGGCAGTCATGGCCATGGAATCATACGGTGTACCTAAAACAGAACTTTTCCAAACTGTTGATTTATGGGAGGCAGGGAATTTAACAGCTGTATTAACGTGTTGTTCTGCAGTAGGAAGAAAG GCTAAATCAAAAGGACAGGGTGGTATTGGACCAAAGGAATCTGCAAAGAACGAGAGACAATTTACTGAAGAACAATTAAGACAAGGACAAAGTGTTATAGGACTACAAATGGGTACCAATAAAGGTGCTTCACAAGCTGGCATGAATATGGGAAACACACGACATATTATGGATTAG